The following proteins are co-located in the Gloeocapsa sp. PCC 7428 genome:
- the lepB gene encoding signal peptidase I, translated as MTSKESNSPESFWLRVWHNQKENLILILIALVLAFLIRTFVAEPRYIPSDSMLPTLHMGDRLVVEKVSYWLHPPMTGDIIVFEPPPKLQTMGYAKDQAFIKRVIGKPGDIVAVANGKVYLNNQPLTEDYIAEPPKYQWGPQQVAENEFFVMGDNRNDSNDSHVWGFLPRENIIGHACFRFWPLKRSGFV; from the coding sequence ATGACCTCAAAAGAAAGTAACTCTCCAGAATCTTTTTGGTTGCGAGTATGGCACAACCAGAAGGAAAACTTGATTCTAATTCTGATTGCCTTAGTTTTAGCATTCTTGATCAGAACGTTTGTGGCGGAACCGCGCTACATTCCTTCCGATTCAATGCTACCGACGTTACACATGGGCGATCGCTTAGTCGTCGAAAAAGTCTCTTACTGGCTGCATCCGCCAATGACGGGCGATATTATCGTTTTTGAACCACCGCCAAAACTACAAACGATGGGTTATGCCAAAGACCAAGCGTTTATTAAGCGCGTGATTGGTAAACCTGGCGATATCGTAGCTGTCGCGAATGGCAAGGTCTATCTCAATAATCAGCCATTAACTGAAGATTATATTGCTGAGCCTCCTAAGTATCAATGGGGACCCCAGCAGGTGGCGGAAAACGAGTTTTTTGTGATGGGAGACAACCGCAACGATAGCAACGATTCTCACGTTTGGGGCTTTTTACCACGCGAAAATATCATCGGACACGCTTGTTTTCGATTTTGGCCTTTGAAGCGTAGTGGATTTGTGTAA
- a CDS encoding ComEA family DNA-binding protein, which produces MLQNWLQSQTIRTKLLNDPYYRMESLAEIAIAAALGIRIDVNQASVDDWLRLPGISIHQARSLVELRRSGVQFYCIEDIAAALNMPLQRLKPLEVVLKFCYYDEERYLQPLVNPNTATVEMLAQIPVIDRTLAAAIVQNRTSLGPYRNLVDLQRRLSLAGVTISKLMHYLCF; this is translated from the coding sequence ATGCTTCAGAACTGGTTGCAGTCTCAGACAATCCGCACAAAGCTCCTCAATGACCCATACTACCGCATGGAGTCGCTAGCTGAAATTGCGATCGCCGCCGCGTTAGGTATTCGCATCGATGTCAATCAAGCGAGTGTTGATGATTGGTTAAGACTACCAGGAATCTCTATTCATCAAGCGCGATCGCTCGTAGAATTACGTCGCAGTGGCGTTCAATTTTACTGTATCGAAGATATTGCAGCCGCATTGAATATGCCGTTACAACGACTGAAGCCTTTGGAAGTTGTGCTGAAGTTTTGCTACTACGACGAAGAACGCTATCTACAACCGCTAGTCAACCCCAACACAGCTACAGTTGAAATGCTCGCACAAATTCCAGTTATCGATCGGACACTAGCAGCAGCTATAGTACAAAACCGCACATCTTTAGGACCATACCGCAATCTGGTAGACCTGCAACGGCGTTTGTCATTAGCCGGAGTCACAATTAGCAAGTTAATGCATTATCTGTGTTTTTGA
- a CDS encoding DUF2103 domain-containing protein — translation MNNPASGRLVLNHSTHIPGLIPVLERLTKVEGIQTITPGVIGRVKGHIPRMQLRVSVPIRGGFKIIVRQGKTVQEVFILTTLSQDKLEDAIAIALTK, via the coding sequence ATGAATAATCCCGCTAGTGGTAGATTAGTGTTAAACCACTCCACGCATATTCCTGGTTTAATTCCTGTTTTGGAACGCCTCACTAAAGTTGAAGGCATACAAACCATCACTCCAGGAGTGATTGGGCGGGTTAAAGGGCACATTCCCCGAATGCAACTGCGCGTTTCTGTCCCCATTCGGGGAGGATTTAAAATCATTGTTCGCCAAGGCAAAACTGTGCAAGAAGTATTTATCCTGACTACATTGAGCCAGGATAAGCTTGAGGATGCGATCGCGATCGCTTTAACTAAATAA
- the tyrS gene encoding tyrosine--tRNA ligase translates to MTQSQGETKIQPTTDNAVKNFTWLRRGVSEIFPEQVHSDDPLENLEKRLTDTHRPLRVKLGIDPTSPDIHLGHSIPYRKLRAFQDAGHTAVLIIGDFTARIGDPTGKSEVRRQLSDEIVAQNAKTYLNQLRPILDFDTPGRLEVRYNSEWLSKLDLAKILELLSTMTVGQMLAKEGFAERYAQENPIYLHEFLYPIMQGYDSVAVEADVELGGTDQKFNIAVGRDLQRHFGFPPQFGVLMPILIGTDGTQKMSKSLGNYIGLSEDPLTMYSKLEKIPDHLLEQYFELLTDLPLDRLPENPRDRQKLLALNIVAQYHGQEAAAKAQQTAMSLIQGATTDTSTVPEFSLSQVEFPAKLFYILSASKLCKSSSDARRQIQGGAVRLNSDRVTQLDLAFEKPEQLYEKVLQVGKNKFVRLVP, encoded by the coding sequence ATGACGCAAAGCCAAGGAGAAACCAAAATTCAACCGACGACTGATAATGCCGTAAAAAATTTTACGTGGCTACGCCGTGGTGTCAGCGAGATTTTTCCTGAACAAGTGCATTCGGACGATCCGCTGGAAAACCTCGAAAAACGCTTGACAGATACGCATCGACCTTTGCGCGTCAAACTGGGTATCGATCCTACGAGTCCCGATATTCACCTTGGTCATAGTATTCCTTATAGAAAGCTCCGAGCTTTTCAAGATGCGGGGCATACAGCAGTACTCATTATTGGCGATTTTACTGCAAGAATTGGCGATCCAACAGGTAAATCAGAAGTCCGTCGGCAACTGAGTGATGAAATTGTGGCACAAAATGCTAAAACATACTTAAATCAGTTGCGTCCTATCTTAGATTTTGACACGCCAGGCAGGCTAGAAGTTCGCTACAACTCCGAGTGGCTTTCCAAGTTGGATCTGGCGAAAATTTTGGAGTTACTTTCCACGATGACTGTCGGGCAGATGTTAGCCAAAGAAGGATTTGCGGAACGTTATGCCCAAGAAAACCCTATCTACTTGCATGAGTTTTTGTACCCGATTATGCAAGGGTATGATTCGGTGGCGGTCGAAGCTGATGTCGAATTAGGGGGTACAGACCAAAAGTTTAATATTGCGGTAGGTCGAGATTTGCAACGTCACTTCGGGTTTCCCCCGCAGTTCGGCGTACTAATGCCAATTCTCATCGGAACTGATGGAACGCAGAAAATGTCTAAGTCTTTGGGAAACTACATTGGTTTATCCGAAGATCCACTGACAATGTATTCCAAGTTAGAAAAAATTCCTGACCATCTCTTGGAACAATACTTTGAGTTGTTGACGGATTTACCTTTAGACCGTTTACCAGAAAATCCGCGCGATCGCCAAAAGCTCTTAGCATTAAATATTGTTGCTCAATATCACGGTCAAGAAGCTGCCGCAAAAGCACAGCAAACCGCAATGTCGCTGATTCAAGGTGCAACAACGGATACATCTACTGTTCCAGAATTTTCTTTATCACAGGTAGAGTTTCCAGCGAAGTTGTTTTATATTCTGAGTGCAAGTAAATTGTGTAAAAGCAGTTCCGATGCTCGCCGACAAATTCAAGGCGGTGCGGTGCGATTAAATAGCGATCGCGTTACGCAACTTGACTTAGCGTTTGAAAAACCCGAACAACTGTACGAAAAAGTTCTGCAAGTGGGAAAAAATAAGTTTGTCCGCTTAGTACCGTGA
- a CDS encoding uracil-DNA glycosylase family protein — protein MTSSEEQLSLFQNPTTDSEASAAAQPELIPTDAKIPIPPGTYSAMTEIAQHCNACHRCGLGETRTHAVVGRGNLQAPIMIIGEAPGQNEDETGLPFVGKAGQLLDKILASVKLDTDNHIYICNVIKCRPPNNRVPTTDEISACKPYLLEQIRLVDPKIILFTGATALKGLTGEKRGITKIRGNWIEWEGRLCMPILHPAYLLRNPSRERGSPKWLMWQDIQAVRTKLDEMQN, from the coding sequence ATGACTAGCAGCGAAGAGCAACTTAGTCTTTTTCAAAATCCTACTACTGATTCAGAAGCATCGGCAGCAGCGCAGCCTGAATTAATTCCCACAGACGCTAAAATTCCGATTCCCCCAGGTACGTATTCCGCGATGACGGAAATCGCACAGCATTGCAATGCTTGTCATCGCTGTGGACTTGGCGAAACTCGCACGCACGCTGTCGTTGGACGCGGAAATTTGCAAGCACCAATTATGATCATTGGCGAAGCACCAGGGCAAAATGAAGATGAAACCGGATTGCCCTTCGTCGGTAAAGCGGGGCAACTTCTTGATAAAATTTTAGCTTCGGTAAAACTTGATACAGATAATCACATTTATATCTGTAATGTAATCAAGTGCCGCCCACCCAACAACCGCGTTCCTACCACTGACGAAATTAGCGCGTGTAAACCTTACCTTCTAGAGCAAATTCGTTTGGTTGACCCGAAAATAATTCTATTTACTGGTGCAACCGCCCTCAAAGGCTTGACAGGTGAAAAACGCGGAATTACAAAGATTCGCGGAAACTGGATTGAGTGGGAAGGACGTTTATGTATGCCGATTCTCCATCCAGCATATTTATTGCGTAACCCTTCTCGCGAACGTGGTAGCCCTAAATGGCTGATGTGGCAAGATATTCAAGCGGTACGCACCAAGTTAGATGAAATGCAAAATTAG
- a CDS encoding DUF1825 family protein — MGFFDSEIVQQEAKQLFEDYQALIKLGQNYGKFDREGKKMFIEQMEALMERYRIFMKRFELSEDFMAQMTAQQLQTQLGQFGMTPQQMFDQMNLTLERMKAEVDKQP; from the coding sequence ATGGGATTTTTTGACTCTGAGATTGTTCAACAAGAAGCCAAGCAGCTTTTTGAAGATTACCAAGCCTTAATCAAACTTGGGCAGAACTACGGCAAGTTTGACCGTGAAGGTAAAAAGATGTTTATTGAGCAAATGGAAGCTTTGATGGAGCGCTATCGCATTTTTATGAAGCGCTTTGAACTATCAGAAGACTTTATGGCTCAAATGACGGCGCAGCAACTGCAAACGCAGTTAGGACAGTTTGGAATGACACCACAGCAGATGTTTGACCAGATGAATCTAACACTGGAACGGATGAAAGCAGAAGTCGATAAACAGCCATAA
- the pyrF gene encoding orotidine-5'-phosphate decarboxylase codes for MSPERIIVPLDVASEAEAIALLETLPEVTFWKVGLELFVNSGSGILKILKNQQKRIFLDLKFHDIPNTMAGACRAVGRYGVDLLTIHATAGKDAIAAAHQAVQAGATSAGVTPPKVLAITLLTSISARQLAFELKIPLELPEYALQMALLAQAAGVDGAVCSPQEVAQLRQICGDDFLLVCPGVRPLWAEGGDQKRSLTPAQALKAGADYLVIGRPITAAEDPKSAWARICDELAAS; via the coding sequence ATGTCCCCAGAACGCATTATTGTACCTTTAGATGTCGCCAGCGAAGCTGAAGCGATCGCTTTACTCGAAACATTACCAGAAGTTACTTTCTGGAAAGTTGGTTTAGAGCTTTTTGTCAATAGTGGTTCAGGGATCTTAAAAATACTCAAAAACCAGCAAAAGCGGATTTTTTTGGATCTGAAGTTTCACGATATTCCTAACACAATGGCGGGCGCGTGTCGGGCGGTGGGGCGTTATGGAGTTGATTTGCTCACCATTCACGCCACAGCAGGGAAAGATGCGATCGCCGCAGCGCATCAGGCGGTACAAGCAGGTGCTACCTCAGCCGGTGTGACACCCCCGAAAGTGCTAGCGATTACACTCCTGACGAGTATTTCAGCGCGACAACTGGCGTTTGAGTTAAAAATTCCGTTAGAGTTACCTGAATATGCGCTACAAATGGCGCTGTTAGCCCAAGCAGCAGGTGTAGATGGTGCGGTTTGTTCGCCGCAAGAAGTCGCGCAGTTACGTCAAATTTGCGGGGACGACTTTTTACTCGTTTGTCCTGGAGTAAGACCCCTTTGGGCAGAAGGGGGAGATCAAAAGCGATCGCTTACTCCCGCACAAGCGCTCAAAGCTGGAGCCGATTATCTTGTGATTGGGCGTCCGATTACGGCGGCTGAAGACCCAAAAAGTGCGTGGGCGCGCATTTGTGACGAGTTAGCAGCGTCATGA
- a CDS encoding phosphoribosyltransferase, which translates to MSDFPLFRDRIDAGEQLAQTVSFVLTQPPLSTINAQPIVYALPRGGIPVGLPVAQLLHCPLSILIAKKISHPKNPELAIGAVTADGNVLWAEETPFYIPYSRQGKAALAEAMAKAQAQLAQLTPACPQVSAEGAIAVIVDDGIATGMTIAVAAQALKAQNPAAILLCAPVAPHGLIPWLEQWGDRVIVLETPQSFMSVSRFYAEFPQVETEEALAYLQQHKEAEE; encoded by the coding sequence ATGTCAGATTTTCCCCTTTTTCGCGATCGCATTGATGCTGGCGAACAGTTAGCGCAAACTGTTTCCTTTGTTTTAACTCAGCCACCTTTATCAACGATCAATGCTCAACCAATTGTCTATGCACTACCACGCGGAGGTATACCTGTAGGTTTGCCAGTCGCACAATTATTACATTGCCCTTTAAGTATCTTAATTGCTAAAAAAATTAGCCATCCTAAGAACCCCGAACTGGCGATTGGTGCTGTTACTGCTGATGGTAACGTGTTGTGGGCTGAGGAAACGCCATTTTACATTCCTTATTCGCGTCAAGGAAAAGCCGCGCTAGCAGAAGCGATGGCAAAAGCACAAGCACAACTTGCCCAACTTACGCCTGCGTGTCCTCAAGTGAGCGCTGAAGGTGCGATCGCGGTTATTGTTGATGATGGTATTGCAACAGGAATGACGATCGCTGTCGCCGCCCAAGCTTTAAAAGCCCAAAATCCTGCTGCTATCTTACTATGTGCGCCAGTTGCACCTCATGGGTTGATTCCTTGGCTGGAACAGTGGGGCGATCGCGTGATTGTTCTAGAAACGCCGCAATCATTCATGAGTGTCAGTCGCTTCTATGCTGAATTTCCCCAAGTTGAAACCGAAGAAGCTTTGGCTTATTTACAGCAACATAAAGAAGCAGAGGAGTAG
- the clpS gene encoding ATP-dependent Clp protease adapter ClpS: MAASPTVAPEKSSQVTPKLYPNYKIIVLNDDFNTFQHVAECLAKYIPGMTSDRAWELTNQIHYEGQAIVWVGPLEQAELYHQQLRRADLTMAPLEAA; encoded by the coding sequence ATGGCAGCCTCACCAACAGTAGCTCCTGAGAAATCGAGTCAAGTTACGCCAAAGTTGTATCCTAACTACAAAATCATCGTGTTGAATGATGATTTTAATACGTTTCAGCACGTAGCAGAGTGTCTTGCGAAATACATTCCAGGAATGACAAGCGATCGCGCGTGGGAACTCACCAATCAAATTCACTACGAAGGGCAGGCGATCGTTTGGGTAGGTCCATTAGAACAAGCAGAACTTTATCACCAGCAGCTGCGACGTGCAGATTTAACAATGGCACCACTAGAGGCAGCATAA
- a CDS encoding molybdenum cofactor biosynthesis protein MoaE, which produces MNQLTSSFTAPIPQQAEDSFAITFAPLSLEEVYALADDAANGAIVVMSGMVRNQTDGKPVVSLEYQAYEPMAMQVFRQIAAEIRKTWSDVNRVVIYHRVGRLHVGEISVLVAIGCPHRSEAFEACRYAIDTLKHNAPIWKKEHSLDGSSSWVSIGACETQSENC; this is translated from the coding sequence ATGAATCAATTGACTTCATCTTTTACCGCCCCGATTCCTCAGCAAGCTGAAGATAGCTTTGCAATTACCTTCGCGCCTTTATCACTTGAAGAAGTTTATGCGCTTGCAGATGACGCTGCGAATGGGGCGATCGTTGTCATGAGTGGGATGGTGCGCAATCAAACCGACGGTAAGCCAGTCGTATCCTTAGAGTATCAAGCGTACGAACCGATGGCGATGCAAGTATTCCGCCAAATTGCTGCTGAAATTCGTAAAACTTGGTCTGATGTCAATCGAGTTGTGATTTATCACCGCGTTGGACGCTTACACGTTGGCGAAATTAGCGTACTTGTGGCGATTGGTTGTCCGCATCGATCGGAAGCCTTTGAAGCTTGTCGTTATGCGATTGATACCTTAAAGCACAACGCCCCAATCTGGAAGAAAGAACACTCTCTAGATGGTTCAAGTAGCTGGGTTAGCATCGGTGCGTGTGAAACACAATCAGAAAATTGTTAA
- a CDS encoding NINE protein translates to MLGKLKSRKIAALLAFSGTVIPIAGLHKFYLGQPLWGVLYLLLSWTPIPRVASAIEGVWYLAQDEEEFDRNFNNSEGNIEVFAATPNQSATPHRVSAIADALRQLDDLRQDGLISEYEFEQKRRQLLNKIV, encoded by the coding sequence ATGTTAGGTAAACTGAAAAGTAGAAAAATTGCCGCACTTTTGGCTTTCAGCGGAACAGTCATACCGATCGCCGGTTTACATAAGTTCTATCTAGGACAACCGCTGTGGGGCGTATTGTATTTACTTCTATCATGGACGCCAATTCCGCGCGTCGCAAGTGCAATTGAAGGCGTTTGGTATCTAGCTCAAGATGAGGAGGAATTTGACCGGAATTTTAATAACTCTGAAGGAAATATCGAAGTTTTCGCGGCGACACCAAATCAATCAGCAACTCCTCATCGTGTAAGTGCGATCGCCGATGCGTTACGTCAACTCGACGATCTACGTCAAGATGGATTGATTTCTGAGTACGAATTTGAGCAAAAACGCCGCCAATTGTTAAATAAAATTGTTTGA
- a CDS encoding transglycosylase domain-containing protein: MSSSIVHKKQQRGSSPSYQFVKEVGQVTGGTLLAITMLTSAVVAGGLIGLATSFRNLPDVRALRNYFPSETSYIYDIKGRLLASIHGEANREVVPLDRISPDLKRAVMAIEDSHFYYHHGINVGSVGRALLVNWQRGAVAEGGSTVSMQLARNIFLTQERKFSRKVAEAVLAVRLEQVLSKEEILELYLNQVYWGHNNYGVQTAARTYFNKSAANLNLAEAAMMAGLIQAPEQYSPFNNMERAKQRQEIVLNRMLQLGWITPEEEAAARNTEIKLGRIRSFQGSAMPYVTNAAAQELAKRFGRDAVLKGGMRVQTTVDADMQRMAEETVTTWHKRIRAQGVNGDQMALVAVDPRTQFIKALVGGVDPRKSEFNRATQAQRQPGSAFKPFVYYAAFASGKYTPNSIVEDTPVSYNDGSAERYIPKNYDNSFQGPMSIRRALEVSRNIPAIKIGQAVGLNKVIEICRVLGINSPMEPVISLPLGAIGVTPLEMASAYATFANYGWHSPPTAIVRVSDSSGNVLLDNTPKPQLVLDPWAAASLNSVMQGVITNGTGRAAQLDRQAAGKTGTTSSERDIWFVGYVPQLATAVWVGNDNYRPLGKGSTGGGFVAPVWRDFMQKALKDQRVEYFRSPSQFQRPSAN; encoded by the coding sequence GTGTCTTCTAGTATTGTTCATAAAAAACAACAACGAGGCTCTTCACCCAGTTATCAGTTTGTCAAAGAAGTCGGTCAGGTAACTGGCGGTACACTATTGGCAATTACAATGCTGACGAGTGCTGTTGTAGCTGGGGGATTAATTGGGTTAGCAACCAGTTTCCGCAACCTACCCGATGTCAGAGCTTTACGTAACTATTTTCCCTCAGAAACGTCTTATATTTACGACATTAAAGGTAGACTACTTGCCAGCATTCACGGCGAAGCGAACCGCGAAGTTGTACCTTTAGACCGTATTTCGCCAGACCTCAAACGTGCCGTTATGGCGATCGAAGATAGCCACTTTTATTATCATCACGGTATCAATGTTGGCAGTGTTGGTCGGGCGTTACTGGTGAACTGGCAACGCGGTGCTGTCGCGGAAGGTGGTTCTACCGTCTCGATGCAGTTGGCAAGAAATATTTTCTTGACACAAGAGCGGAAATTTAGTCGCAAAGTTGCCGAAGCTGTCTTAGCCGTTCGCCTTGAGCAAGTTCTGAGTAAAGAAGAAATTTTAGAGTTGTACCTCAACCAAGTTTATTGGGGACACAACAACTACGGCGTCCAAACCGCAGCCCGAACGTACTTTAATAAATCAGCCGCGAATCTTAACTTGGCTGAAGCCGCGATGATGGCAGGTTTGATTCAAGCCCCAGAGCAATATAGTCCGTTTAATAACATGGAACGGGCAAAACAACGTCAGGAAATTGTGCTCAATCGAATGTTGCAGTTGGGTTGGATTACACCAGAAGAAGAAGCCGCAGCGCGTAACACGGAAATCAAACTCGGTCGCATCCGCTCATTCCAAGGTAGTGCGATGCCTTATGTCACAAATGCAGCCGCGCAAGAATTAGCTAAACGCTTTGGTCGCGATGCGGTACTCAAAGGTGGAATGCGCGTACAAACGACTGTCGATGCTGATATGCAGCGGATGGCAGAAGAAACTGTCACAACTTGGCATAAACGAATTCGCGCGCAGGGCGTCAATGGCGATCAAATGGCATTAGTTGCGGTCGATCCGCGAACTCAGTTTATCAAAGCTCTCGTTGGTGGTGTCGATCCCAGAAAAAGCGAGTTTAACCGCGCGACTCAAGCACAGCGTCAGCCTGGTTCAGCCTTTAAACCGTTTGTGTATTACGCAGCGTTTGCCTCTGGCAAGTATACTCCTAACTCAATTGTGGAGGATACCCCAGTTAGCTACAACGATGGTAGCGCTGAACGCTATATACCTAAGAACTATGACAATTCCTTCCAAGGACCAATGTCGATTCGCAGAGCCTTAGAAGTTTCGCGAAATATTCCGGCAATTAAAATTGGACAAGCTGTTGGACTGAATAAAGTTATTGAAATTTGTCGGGTTCTGGGAATTAATAGTCCAATGGAGCCTGTCATTTCCTTACCCTTAGGCGCAATTGGCGTAACACCACTCGAAATGGCTAGCGCTTATGCGACTTTTGCGAATTATGGTTGGCACTCGCCGCCGACCGCGATCGTCCGTGTAAGTGACAGTAGTGGTAATGTATTACTCGACAATACACCTAAACCTCAACTCGTACTAGATCCTTGGGCTGCGGCTTCACTTAATAGTGTAATGCAAGGAGTCATTACCAACGGTACTGGTAGAGCAGCACAACTTGACCGTCAAGCTGCTGGTAAAACAGGAACAACATCTTCAGAGCGTGACATTTGGTTTGTCGGTTATGTACCACAGCTAGCAACTGCCGTTTGGGTAGGAAACGACAATTATCGACCGTTAGGTAAAGGCTCGACTGGCGGTGGTTTTGTTGCACCTGTATGGCGTGACTTTATGCAAAAAGCTTTAAAAGATCAACGAGTAGAGTATTTCCGCTCGCCTTCGCAGTTTCAACGCCCTAGTGCTAACTAA
- a CDS encoding class I SAM-dependent methyltransferase, producing MPRVLEPEVMDSWEEAIEYDAMDFTEVNTAFAESVIELGPHFPAKVLDVGTGTARIPVLIAAKCPQWQIWGIDLAQNMLQLGLQHVKNAGLEQQIFLETVDAKKMPYSDGQFQMVISNSLVHHLPDPLRFFHEIARVLQPQGAIFIRDLIRPADVETMDALVASIGAEYDEQQKKLFRDSLHAALTLDEVRDLIGQANLSDVKVYQSSDRHWTAARAWQD from the coding sequence CTGCCACGAGTTTTAGAACCAGAAGTGATGGATAGCTGGGAAGAGGCGATAGAATACGATGCAATGGACTTTACAGAAGTTAATACTGCCTTTGCCGAAAGTGTGATTGAGTTAGGACCTCATTTTCCGGCGAAAGTTCTGGATGTTGGGACAGGTACAGCACGAATTCCGGTATTAATCGCAGCAAAGTGTCCGCAGTGGCAGATTTGGGGTATTGATTTAGCTCAAAATATGTTGCAGCTTGGCTTGCAGCACGTTAAAAATGCTGGCTTAGAACAACAGATTTTTCTGGAAACTGTTGATGCTAAAAAAATGCCTTATTCTGACGGACAATTTCAGATGGTGATTTCTAATAGCTTAGTCCACCACTTACCCGATCCTCTACGCTTTTTCCATGAAATAGCGCGCGTACTACAACCACAAGGCGCGATATTTATTCGTGACTTGATTCGCCCTGCGGATGTCGAGACAATGGATGCTTTAGTTGCAAGCATTGGTGCAGAATATGACGAACAACAAAAGAAATTATTTCGCGACTCGCTTCATGCTGCGCTGACTTTGGATGAGGTTCGTGATTTAATAGGGCAAGCCAATTTGAGCGATGTAAAAGTTTATCAATCTTCGGATCGACATTGGACAGCAGCAAGAGCGTGGCAAGATTAA